One stretch of Pyxidicoccus trucidator DNA includes these proteins:
- a CDS encoding FAD-binding protein produces MTSRALSRRTLLQGALVAVAFNPASRSWAATLEPGAVALPPLDGQLLMDAASLTAASDDFGHIIHRTPWAVLVPGSVDDIVAMVRFTRRQGLKIAAARGLGESHSAYGQSQVPGGIVIDMSALSTIHDINASSAWVDAGVRWHELLQATLPSGRSPPTLTDYIELSIGGTLSVGGIGGQVFRSGLQVDNVLEMDVVTGEGELVRCSRSRERPLFDAVRAGLGQFGIIVRARVRLVEVPPSARTYTALYSDLRRFMADQRRLIEDGRFDYVEGAVVPSNGGWAYQLEVVKYFTPGREPNDARLLAGLGFQPGTLQTRDSSYFDFANRLAPLIELLKQLGVWEFPHPWMDMFVPARCAEEFVQEVLSQTTVEDMGQGPILLYPFRTSELTAPFLRTPNDRHVFLFSLLRTAIPPTPENVASLVAKNRAIFERLTAIGGKLYPVDAVPLSPADWRRHFHPYWERFEHAKRRFDPARILTPGQNIF; encoded by the coding sequence ATGACGAGTCGAGCCCTCTCCCGGAGGACGTTGCTCCAGGGTGCATTGGTAGCAGTGGCCTTCAACCCCGCGAGCCGGAGCTGGGCCGCCACACTCGAGCCCGGCGCGGTCGCGCTGCCCCCGCTGGACGGCCAGCTGCTGATGGACGCGGCGTCGCTCACCGCGGCCTCGGACGACTTCGGCCACATCATCCACCGCACGCCCTGGGCCGTGCTCGTGCCCGGCTCGGTGGACGACATCGTGGCCATGGTCCGCTTCACGCGCCGTCAGGGACTGAAGATTGCCGCCGCGCGAGGGCTCGGCGAGAGCCACAGCGCCTACGGCCAGTCCCAGGTGCCCGGTGGCATCGTCATCGACATGTCCGCGCTCTCCACCATCCACGACATCAATGCGTCGAGCGCCTGGGTGGACGCGGGCGTCCGGTGGCACGAGCTCCTGCAGGCCACGCTCCCCTCCGGCAGGAGCCCCCCGACGCTCACCGACTACATCGAGCTGAGCATCGGCGGGACGCTGTCGGTGGGAGGCATCGGCGGGCAGGTGTTCCGCTCGGGCCTCCAGGTGGACAACGTGCTGGAGATGGATGTCGTCACGGGGGAGGGTGAGCTCGTGCGGTGCTCGCGCTCACGTGAGCGGCCCCTGTTCGACGCCGTGCGCGCCGGGCTGGGCCAGTTCGGCATCATCGTCCGCGCCCGGGTGCGGCTCGTCGAGGTACCCCCGAGTGCGCGCACCTACACCGCGCTGTACTCCGACCTGCGCCGCTTCATGGCCGACCAGCGGCGGCTCATCGAGGACGGCCGCTTCGACTATGTCGAGGGCGCTGTCGTCCCCTCCAATGGCGGCTGGGCCTACCAGCTCGAGGTGGTGAAGTACTTCACCCCGGGCAGGGAGCCGAATGACGCGAGGCTGCTCGCGGGGCTGGGCTTCCAGCCCGGGACGCTCCAGACGCGCGACAGCAGCTACTTCGACTTCGCCAACCGGCTCGCGCCGCTGATTGAGCTGCTCAAGCAGCTCGGCGTCTGGGAGTTTCCCCACCCGTGGATGGACATGTTCGTCCCCGCCCGGTGCGCGGAGGAGTTCGTCCAGGAGGTGCTCTCCCAGACCACCGTGGAGGACATGGGGCAGGGGCCCATCCTGCTCTATCCGTTCCGCACCTCGGAGCTGACCGCGCCCTTCCTGCGCACGCCGAATGACCGGCACGTCTTCCTCTTCTCGCTGCTGCGCACCGCCATTCCTCCGACGCCGGAGAACGTGGCGTCCCTGGTGGCGAAGAACCGCGCCATCTTCGAGCGGCTCACCGCCATTGGCGGGAAGCTCTACCCCGTGGATGCCGTTCCGCTGAGCCCCGCGGACTGGCGTCGCCACTTCCACCCCTACTGGGAGCGCTTCGAGCACGCGAAGCGGCGCTTCGACCCGGCTCGCATCCTCACGCCGGGCCAGAACATCTTCTGA
- a CDS encoding MFS transporter codes for MPTPLNLEAAQRPLTGQDVRTLGLAALGGALEFYDFIIFVFFTTVIGQLFFPPDTPDWLRQLQAFGLFAAGYLARPLGGIIMAHFGDRTGRKRMFTLSVFMMAVPTLLIGSLPTYATAGYAAPLALLLLRMLQGAAVGGEVPGAWVFVSEHVPERRVGLACGTLTSGLTLGILLGSLVATTVNKVFSPEQVQAFAWRLPFLVGGVFGFLAVFLRRWLSETPVFEEMRQRRALVKELPLKAVLRGHGVAVVVSMLLTWVLTAGIVVVILMTPTLLQKLHGFPPAQALEAASVATLSLAVGCVAYGLFADRVGVGRALGLGCAVLLGVTYLFYLGVGTSPGQLVPLYALIGFCVGVVGVVPTVMVRAFPAEVRFSGLSFSYNVAYAIFGGLTPLFVTLMMKSHPLAPAHYVAALCGLGITVAVYLLSVGRARFAAVTPAS; via the coding sequence ATGCCGACGCCTTTGAACCTTGAAGCCGCGCAGCGCCCACTCACCGGCCAGGATGTCCGGACGCTCGGGCTGGCCGCCCTGGGTGGCGCACTGGAGTTTTACGACTTCATCATCTTCGTCTTCTTCACGACGGTGATTGGTCAGCTCTTCTTCCCGCCCGACACGCCGGACTGGCTGCGGCAGCTCCAGGCGTTTGGCCTGTTCGCGGCGGGCTACCTCGCACGGCCGCTGGGCGGCATCATCATGGCGCACTTCGGCGACCGGACCGGCCGCAAGCGCATGTTCACGCTCAGCGTCTTCATGATGGCCGTGCCCACGCTGCTCATCGGCTCGCTGCCGACGTATGCGACGGCCGGCTACGCGGCGCCGCTGGCGCTGCTCCTGCTGCGCATGCTCCAGGGCGCGGCGGTGGGCGGTGAGGTGCCGGGCGCGTGGGTGTTCGTGTCGGAGCACGTGCCGGAGCGCCGCGTCGGCCTGGCGTGCGGCACGCTGACGTCGGGACTCACGCTGGGCATCCTCCTCGGCTCGCTGGTGGCGACGACGGTGAACAAGGTCTTCAGCCCGGAGCAGGTGCAGGCCTTCGCCTGGCGCCTGCCCTTCCTCGTGGGCGGCGTGTTCGGCTTCCTGGCCGTCTTCCTGCGCCGCTGGCTGTCGGAGACGCCGGTGTTCGAGGAGATGCGCCAGCGCCGCGCCCTGGTGAAGGAATTGCCGCTCAAGGCCGTGCTGCGCGGCCATGGCGTCGCGGTGGTGGTGTCGATGCTGCTCACCTGGGTGCTCACCGCCGGAATCGTCGTGGTCATCCTGATGACGCCGACGTTGTTGCAGAAGCTCCACGGCTTTCCACCGGCGCAGGCGCTGGAAGCCGCGAGCGTGGCCACGCTGAGCCTCGCGGTGGGGTGCGTCGCCTACGGGCTCTTCGCGGACCGCGTGGGCGTGGGCCGGGCGCTGGGCCTGGGCTGCGCGGTGCTGCTCGGGGTGACGTACCTCTTCTATCTCGGCGTGGGCACGTCACCTGGGCAGCTCGTGCCCCTGTACGCGCTGATTGGCTTCTGCGTCGGCGTGGTGGGCGTGGTGCCCACCGTCATGGTGCGCGCCTTTCCCGCGGAGGTGCGCTTCTCCGGGCTGTCATTCTCATACAACGTGGCGTACGCCATCTTCGGAGGCCTGACGCCGCTGTTCGTCACCCTGATGATGAAGAGCCACCCCCTGGCCCCCGCGCACTACGTGGCGGCGCTGTGCGGCCTGGGCATCACGGTGGCCGTCTATCTGCTGAGCGTGGGCCGTGCGAGGTTCGCCGCGGTGACGCCCGCGTCCTGA
- a CDS encoding sensor histidine kinase translates to MKGEASGGREGPAWQSVAPASSAVERLLQVGASLHATLVVDSHARIVWIDALLALAAGWQDSAPIGHRVGEALGSLPWLTRALDAALTGREGLCEGSGQGQRLSAVVVPVFGEAGVQLGACACLRVAEPARPPSGQAPQDVLADAAEERQAREHLEEKSSLLRATFDSIADGVVVVDLARRITAFNKRFQEIWGLTDAMLEERDAEKAVVRAAPLVKDPERFVTLILRRFQPSPEEDVDTVELKDGRTLERKSLPMRSGDSVIGRVWSYRDVTMAVRAQAERERLLREAQEAIRVREDFLSIAAHELKTPLTPLKLHLQMMEGQARSGRPVAPRHVHKALSQVSRLAVLVNDLLDASRIQAGRLELARERISLGSFLHEAVSDFRSLSALHALEYEEPGEPLVILGDRSRLSQVLMNLVENAFKYSPGGGTVRVTARREGARAVVSVKDSGIGIPADQTAHLFERFFRARNAPISGFGGLGLGLYICHDIIERHGGSIWVDSEQGNGSTFHFSLPLLADGGLRV, encoded by the coding sequence ATGAAGGGCGAGGCAAGCGGAGGGCGAGAGGGCCCTGCCTGGCAGTCGGTCGCCCCCGCGTCCTCCGCTGTCGAGCGGCTGCTCCAGGTGGGGGCCAGTCTCCACGCCACGCTGGTGGTCGACAGCCACGCGCGGATTGTCTGGATTGACGCGCTGCTGGCCCTCGCCGCCGGATGGCAGGACAGCGCCCCCATCGGTCACCGCGTGGGGGAGGCCCTCGGGAGCCTCCCCTGGCTCACCCGGGCCCTCGACGCGGCGCTCACGGGCAGGGAAGGGCTCTGTGAGGGCAGCGGACAGGGGCAGCGGCTGAGCGCCGTGGTGGTCCCCGTCTTCGGGGAGGCCGGCGTCCAACTGGGAGCCTGTGCCTGCCTCCGCGTGGCCGAACCCGCGAGGCCTCCGTCCGGCCAGGCGCCGCAAGACGTCCTGGCGGATGCCGCCGAGGAGCGCCAGGCGAGGGAGCATCTCGAAGAGAAGAGCTCGCTGCTGCGCGCCACGTTCGACTCGATAGCTGACGGCGTCGTCGTGGTGGACCTGGCCCGGAGAATCACCGCCTTCAACAAGCGGTTCCAGGAAATCTGGGGGCTCACGGATGCGATGTTGGAGGAGCGGGACGCCGAGAAGGCGGTCGTGCGCGCGGCCCCGCTGGTGAAGGACCCGGAGCGGTTCGTCACCCTCATCCTACGGCGGTTCCAGCCCTCTCCCGAGGAGGACGTCGACACCGTCGAGCTGAAGGACGGGAGGACCCTCGAGCGCAAGTCGCTCCCCATGCGCTCGGGAGACAGCGTCATCGGCCGCGTCTGGAGCTACCGGGACGTGACAATGGCGGTCCGCGCCCAGGCCGAGCGCGAGCGCCTGCTGCGCGAAGCCCAGGAGGCCATCCGCGTCCGGGAGGACTTCCTGTCCATCGCCGCCCACGAGCTGAAGACGCCGCTGACCCCGCTCAAGCTCCACCTGCAGATGATGGAGGGGCAGGCGCGCTCCGGCCGCCCCGTGGCACCACGCCACGTGCACAAGGCGCTGTCCCAGGTCTCCCGGCTGGCGGTGCTGGTCAACGACCTGCTGGACGCCTCGCGAATCCAGGCTGGAAGGCTCGAGCTCGCGCGCGAGCGCATCTCCCTTGGGAGCTTCCTCCATGAGGCGGTGTCGGACTTCCGCTCCCTCAGCGCCCTGCATGCGCTCGAATACGAGGAGCCCGGCGAGCCCCTCGTCATCCTCGGAGACCGGAGCCGGCTCTCCCAGGTGCTGATGAACCTGGTGGAGAACGCCTTCAAGTACAGCCCCGGCGGAGGCACGGTCCGCGTCACGGCGCGGCGCGAGGGAGCCCGGGCCGTCGTGTCCGTCAAGGACTCGGGCATCGGCATTCCGGCGGACCAGACGGCGCACCTCTTCGAGCGCTTCTTCCGCGCCCGGAATGCTCCCATCTCAGGCTTCGGAGGGCTGGGCCTGGGGCTCTACATCTGCCACGACATCATCGAGCGCCACGGCGGGAGCATCTGGGTGGACAGTGAGCAGGGAAACGGCTCCACCTTCCACTTCTCCCTGCCCCTGTTGGCCGACGGCGGGCTCCGGGTCTGA
- a CDS encoding FG-GAP-like repeat-containing protein — MPAEGSLSAAGLAQGTFEVDANGQATYKLPVDLPPGISNFQPLLGLAYSHRQPNGVMGMGWGLSGLSAITRAKATYAVDGFNGAVTYGPEDRFALDGMRLINVQGDQGAGGTLYYTELQRWDSVLAGATPADGFTVHGKSGELREYGTTANSRILAPGTQDVRVWALASVTDLNGNRVEFTYTLSPDGQHGDSGSYFIQRIAYTVRDDGTEANRFVDFTYEQRPDPIEDYVAGHPVSLFYRLTGITTSVGSGETVRTLTLAYRTSSATQLSCIQSITLAGSKSEGTPSLPPTVLVWQDVDSPGFDINPSSTLDQHLGTPDIRSMDVNGDGRTDLVQLWTDKDNSLHATTYLATPGTGGTTFLRASDTNLGSFPSQREVHPVDLNGDGRTDLLVVYAGGSDSELRLAAFLSNGTSFDDGGIFKTGDTWDSKHLQFFPMDVNGDGRTDLVEAYAHHDVSLGDLLYFRAYLSKFGDTDGGTFTSGLVSPTSDPAVPTHQLAFWPMDVNGDGMMDLVRVWQSGSDQSIIATAYLGASRSLDDVSFTSSVESNLGTLSLANQIAFLPVDVNGDGVLDLLQIWKEQGSSSTTLHLTTFLCDAAGAFVAGPDSAFENQTIDPAGFFPMDLDGSGLTAIVNKWVSGQQRLMFTAFRGSPSGTYRVLTPFDAGDAGTTVANAKFFPCDVNGDGKADLLRIGLDSNDQVVAVPYASSGETPDLLSSITNALGGVVSIDYAALSDSSVYGPGDPLTFPAGDGARFPNPLTPTQFPVQAVVGRATYVVSRYTQSNDSTANRFAYSTTNTLTYAGAQLDLLGRGWQGFQTVSNLSLDTGLVTVDTYNQDFPCTGTKASTRIEANGTHASDPRVPRDQTVLMNVTTLEYQAYVRATGATAPNPPVYEPLRTSMRWETWNYGTFDGALAHTFDYDDYGNETLDANLGYVDSDNQPLEPAKAVYQHRLFQNDVLNPGWALGYLLYAKETANAEDADITRFLPGDYHLQARTYSPTTYTLATQGQWDDTSGAFLTLSYTYDAFGNRRTETKPGGFTTTYEYEPDYNTYVMRTTTPPNVDGVALVTTSGYDPRFGAQVASSDANGFISISKLDAFGRKALGQGPVPAGTSSDTNGVTPLVTGSSDLRAAFQAAVVVTTQATRYLDDGQGGLYTELSSLQSFPTTEARDFLWNQNYVDGRTRTREFIRQTGQQAGNSIVLTDYAQDQPSLESFPFFSTTSVVSSAPYAITTAFDVLGRPIRRTAPAGPDGTTDAVMTWFYGTGGAVTVTRAAGSDSEYVEVQVHRYVNGKDTVVSVTVEPDGANATTLFTYDAVARLTSVTDPVTAANPSGVSNTLASDSLDRRLWLDNPDQNTTGDASIKAMTFTYDAATGLQSGQVDAARAATSYTYDGLGRILTKALSDARTFTYTYDNAATNGLGRLARVVARQGDGTVESQYDYGYDAYGNVQCNTLTIQGEASLFTITSGFDAQQRVVSQTFPDETTLTRTFSYGQLITSTLDGARTDYPLDDYDVWQKARTSVYGQGILPGSGVVTSYTFNPLGQVIGEVVNAAAGKVIDFAYGYDLLNQLLTATDNTGGDQSQSFTYLNRRLMSASVPGFTAGAYAYDNSGNLTTKDGVIYTSRAHFPTSATLEGTQVYSATPDACGRTQSRTTNGVTLGFTYDGLGCLSRVTSADGSTVREFLSDHQGHRLRQVDAEGNVTLYIDPAYQVFRPKDGTDAVTKYLLDSRGTAAAISADGVSYFRRDFKGSNTHTFGAEGTVVSQVAYSGYGERRTVSGTGTGPEYEQRQYDAALGLYYFGARYYDPAIGRFLTPDSQPGTDSLLRPDAFNRFAFELNNPINLVDPTGHSAWGAGLGIGIALLLLGAAIILITGGAATPLVAGIAATVGVEAGTVAAVGAVVGAGLVGAGLNGGIYSVTHKDVHGSAFWKGYAVNASVGFAVGAITGGLGAWVGSGIDSAAEAAAQRGLQWATTRGIQALSQETLAKTIQYATRATLWAAFGSVTTGVGDMFIQFMSNVTDKKVLHDSSVSLSAGLGRSFLTGFAFGAVAGAIQGVGDAAMLKTTYGPERLSTQPLEMVGMGADEGTPLLGDAGWLYKMNLAVQSTFRSRLIVFAFSEGSLITDASLEAKGY, encoded by the coding sequence ATGCCCGCAGAAGGCTCTCTCTCCGCCGCCGGTCTGGCCCAGGGAACGTTCGAAGTCGATGCGAACGGCCAGGCGACGTACAAGCTTCCGGTCGACCTGCCTCCGGGCATCAGCAACTTCCAGCCCCTCCTCGGGCTCGCGTACAGCCACCGCCAGCCGAACGGTGTCATGGGCATGGGCTGGGGGCTGTCCGGCCTCTCCGCCATCACCCGAGCCAAGGCCACGTATGCCGTGGACGGCTTCAACGGCGCCGTCACCTATGGGCCGGAGGACCGCTTCGCGCTGGACGGCATGCGCCTCATCAACGTGCAGGGAGACCAAGGCGCGGGCGGCACGCTCTACTACACCGAGCTGCAGCGCTGGGACTCCGTCCTGGCGGGCGCGACGCCAGCGGACGGCTTCACGGTGCATGGCAAGTCGGGCGAGCTCCGCGAGTACGGGACGACGGCCAACAGCCGCATCCTCGCGCCCGGCACCCAGGACGTCCGCGTGTGGGCGCTCGCGTCCGTGACGGACCTCAATGGCAACCGCGTCGAGTTCACCTACACGCTGTCCCCCGACGGCCAGCATGGCGACTCGGGCTCCTACTTCATCCAGCGCATCGCCTACACGGTGCGCGACGACGGCACCGAGGCGAACCGCTTCGTCGACTTCACCTACGAGCAGCGTCCGGACCCCATCGAGGACTACGTGGCCGGCCACCCGGTCAGCCTCTTCTATCGCCTGACGGGCATCACCACGTCGGTGGGCAGTGGGGAGACGGTCCGCACGCTCACGCTCGCCTACCGCACGAGCTCCGCCACGCAGCTCAGCTGCATCCAGTCCATCACCCTCGCCGGCTCGAAGTCCGAAGGGACGCCGTCGCTGCCGCCCACGGTGCTGGTGTGGCAGGACGTCGACTCGCCCGGCTTCGACATCAACCCGTCCTCGACGCTCGACCAGCACCTGGGCACGCCCGACATCCGGTCGATGGACGTCAACGGCGACGGCCGCACCGACCTCGTCCAGCTGTGGACGGACAAGGACAACTCGCTGCACGCCACGACGTACCTGGCCACGCCGGGGACTGGCGGTACGACGTTCCTCCGGGCCTCCGACACCAACCTCGGCTCGTTTCCCTCCCAGCGGGAAGTCCACCCCGTGGACCTCAATGGCGACGGGCGCACGGACCTGCTGGTCGTCTACGCCGGCGGATCGGACAGCGAGCTCCGGCTGGCGGCCTTCCTCTCGAACGGGACGTCCTTCGACGACGGGGGCATCTTCAAGACGGGCGACACCTGGGACTCGAAGCACCTCCAGTTCTTCCCCATGGACGTCAACGGGGACGGGCGCACGGACCTGGTGGAGGCCTACGCGCACCATGACGTGAGTCTGGGCGACCTCCTCTACTTCCGCGCGTACCTGTCGAAGTTCGGCGACACGGACGGCGGCACCTTCACCTCGGGCCTCGTGAGTCCGACGAGCGACCCGGCCGTGCCCACTCATCAGCTCGCGTTCTGGCCCATGGACGTCAACGGCGACGGGATGATGGACCTGGTGCGCGTCTGGCAGAGCGGCTCGGACCAATCCATCATCGCGACGGCGTACCTCGGCGCGAGCCGGAGCCTCGACGACGTGTCCTTCACGTCCTCGGTCGAGAGCAACCTGGGCACGCTCAGCCTCGCCAACCAGATTGCCTTCCTCCCGGTGGACGTCAACGGCGACGGCGTGCTGGACCTGCTGCAAATCTGGAAGGAGCAGGGCAGCAGCTCGACGACGCTGCACCTGACGACGTTCCTATGCGACGCCGCGGGGGCCTTCGTGGCCGGGCCGGACTCCGCCTTCGAGAACCAGACCATCGACCCGGCGGGCTTCTTCCCGATGGACCTCGACGGGAGTGGCCTCACCGCCATCGTCAACAAGTGGGTCTCCGGCCAGCAGCGCCTGATGTTCACCGCCTTCCGCGGCTCGCCCTCGGGGACGTACCGGGTGCTGACGCCCTTCGACGCGGGTGACGCCGGCACCACCGTCGCCAACGCGAAGTTCTTCCCCTGCGACGTCAATGGCGACGGCAAGGCGGACCTGCTGCGCATCGGCCTCGACAGCAACGACCAGGTCGTCGCCGTGCCCTACGCCTCGTCCGGGGAGACGCCCGACCTGCTGTCGTCCATCACCAACGCGCTGGGCGGCGTCGTGTCCATCGACTACGCGGCGCTCTCCGACTCCAGCGTCTACGGCCCCGGAGACCCGCTCACCTTCCCCGCAGGCGATGGCGCGCGCTTCCCGAATCCCCTGACGCCGACGCAGTTCCCCGTGCAGGCCGTCGTCGGCCGCGCGACGTATGTCGTCTCCCGGTACACGCAGAGCAACGATTCGACGGCCAACCGCTTCGCCTACAGCACGACGAACACCCTGACGTATGCCGGCGCGCAGCTCGACCTGCTCGGCCGCGGATGGCAGGGGTTCCAGACGGTCAGCAACCTGTCGCTCGACACCGGGCTCGTCACCGTCGACACCTACAACCAGGACTTCCCCTGCACCGGCACCAAGGCGTCCACGCGCATCGAGGCCAACGGCACCCATGCGTCGGACCCGCGCGTCCCCAGGGACCAGACGGTGCTGATGAACGTCACGACGCTGGAGTACCAGGCGTACGTCAGGGCGACAGGCGCCACCGCGCCCAACCCGCCCGTCTACGAGCCGCTGAGAACCTCCATGCGGTGGGAGACGTGGAACTACGGCACGTTCGACGGGGCGCTCGCGCACACCTTCGACTACGACGACTACGGCAACGAGACGCTCGACGCCAACCTCGGCTACGTCGACTCCGACAACCAGCCGCTCGAGCCGGCGAAGGCCGTCTACCAGCACCGGCTGTTCCAGAACGACGTGCTCAACCCGGGGTGGGCGCTCGGCTACCTCCTGTATGCGAAGGAGACCGCCAACGCCGAGGATGCGGACATCACCCGCTTCCTCCCGGGCGACTACCACCTGCAGGCGCGCACGTACTCGCCGACGACCTACACCCTGGCCACCCAGGGTCAGTGGGATGACACGAGCGGCGCCTTCCTGACCCTCAGCTACACCTACGATGCCTTCGGGAACCGGAGGACGGAGACGAAGCCGGGCGGCTTCACCACGACGTACGAGTACGAGCCCGACTACAACACCTATGTCATGCGTACGACGACGCCTCCCAATGTGGACGGCGTGGCGCTGGTGACGACGAGCGGGTACGACCCCCGCTTCGGAGCCCAGGTCGCGAGCAGCGATGCGAATGGCTTCATCTCCATCTCGAAGCTCGACGCCTTCGGCCGCAAGGCGCTGGGCCAGGGCCCCGTCCCGGCCGGCACGTCGAGCGACACGAATGGCGTCACCCCGCTGGTCACCGGCTCCTCGGACCTTCGCGCCGCCTTCCAGGCCGCGGTCGTCGTCACGACGCAGGCGACGCGGTACCTGGATGACGGACAGGGGGGCCTCTACACCGAGCTGAGCTCGCTCCAGTCCTTCCCCACGACGGAGGCGCGCGACTTCCTCTGGAACCAGAACTACGTGGACGGCCGCACCCGCACCCGCGAGTTCATCCGGCAGACGGGGCAGCAGGCCGGCAACTCCATCGTCCTGACCGACTACGCCCAGGACCAGCCGTCGCTGGAGAGCTTTCCCTTCTTCTCCACCACGTCCGTCGTCTCCAGCGCGCCGTATGCCATCACCACCGCCTTCGACGTCCTCGGGCGTCCCATCCGGCGCACGGCGCCCGCGGGCCCGGACGGCACGACGGACGCGGTGATGACCTGGTTCTACGGAACTGGCGGCGCCGTCACCGTCACCCGCGCCGCGGGCTCGGACTCCGAGTACGTGGAGGTCCAGGTCCACCGCTACGTCAACGGCAAGGACACCGTCGTCTCCGTCACCGTGGAGCCGGACGGCGCGAATGCGACGACGCTGTTCACCTACGACGCGGTGGCCCGACTCACCTCCGTGACGGACCCCGTCACCGCGGCGAATCCGAGCGGCGTCAGCAACACCCTCGCCTCCGACTCGCTCGACCGCCGGCTGTGGCTGGACAACCCCGACCAGAACACCACGGGTGACGCGAGCATCAAGGCGATGACGTTCACCTATGACGCGGCGACGGGCCTGCAGTCGGGCCAGGTGGACGCGGCCCGGGCGGCGACGTCGTATACCTACGATGGCCTCGGCCGCATCCTCACCAAGGCGCTGAGCGACGCGAGGACCTTCACCTATACCTACGACAACGCCGCGACGAATGGCCTGGGCCGGCTCGCCAGGGTGGTCGCGAGGCAGGGCGACGGCACCGTCGAGTCCCAGTACGACTACGGCTACGACGCGTACGGCAACGTGCAGTGCAACACGCTGACGATTCAGGGCGAGGCCTCCCTCTTCACCATCACCAGCGGCTTCGATGCCCAGCAGCGCGTGGTGAGCCAGACCTTCCCGGACGAGACGACGCTCACGCGCACCTTCTCGTACGGCCAGCTCATCACCTCGACGCTCGACGGCGCGCGCACCGACTATCCGCTCGACGACTACGACGTCTGGCAGAAGGCGCGCACGTCGGTCTACGGGCAGGGCATCCTCCCCGGAAGCGGCGTCGTCACGAGCTACACCTTCAACCCGTTGGGACAGGTCATCGGCGAGGTCGTCAATGCCGCGGCCGGCAAGGTCATCGACTTCGCCTACGGGTATGACCTGCTCAACCAGCTCCTGACGGCGACGGACAACACCGGGGGTGACCAGTCGCAGTCCTTCACCTACCTCAACCGCCGCCTCATGAGCGCGTCGGTGCCCGGCTTCACCGCAGGGGCCTACGCGTACGACAACTCCGGCAACCTGACGACGAAGGACGGGGTCATCTACACGTCCCGGGCGCACTTCCCGACGAGCGCCACGCTGGAGGGCACCCAGGTCTACTCCGCGACGCCCGACGCCTGCGGGCGCACGCAGTCACGCACCACGAACGGCGTGACGCTGGGCTTCACCTATGACGGCCTCGGCTGCCTGAGCCGGGTGACGTCGGCCGACGGCTCCACGGTGCGCGAGTTCCTGTCCGACCACCAGGGCCACCGACTCCGCCAGGTGGACGCGGAGGGCAATGTCACCCTGTACATCGACCCCGCCTATCAGGTCTTCCGTCCGAAGGACGGCACCGACGCCGTCACCAAGTACCTCCTCGACAGCCGGGGCACGGCCGCGGCCATCAGCGCCGACGGCGTCAGCTACTTCCGCCGCGACTTCAAGGGGAGCAACACGCACACGTTCGGCGCGGAGGGCACCGTCGTCTCGCAGGTGGCATACAGCGGCTACGGCGAGCGGCGCACCGTGAGCGGCACCGGCACGGGGCCGGAGTACGAGCAGCGCCAGTACGACGCCGCGCTCGGCCTCTACTACTTCGGCGCGCGCTACTACGACCCGGCCATCGGCCGGTTCCTGACGCCCGACAGCCAGCCAGGAACGGACTCCCTGCTGCGTCCGGACGCCTTCAACCGCTTCGCGTTCGAGCTGAACAACCCCATCAACCTCGTCGACCCCACGGGACACTCCGCGTGGGGTGCGGGCCTGGGCATCGGCATCGCCCTCCTGCTGCTCGGCGCGGCCATCATCCTCATCACCGGCGGGGCCGCGACGCCGCTGGTCGCGGGCATCGCCGCCACCGTGGGGGTGGAGGCGGGAACCGTGGCGGCCGTGGGCGCGGTGGTGGGCGCGGGCCTCGTCGGCGCCGGCCTCAATGGCGGCATCTACTCCGTCACCCACAAGGACGTGCATGGCTCGGCCTTCTGGAAGGGCTACGCCGTCAACGCCTCCGTGGGCTTCGCGGTCGGCGCCATCACCGGCGGGCTGGGCGCGTGGGTGGGCAGCGGCATCGACAGCGCCGCGGAGGCCGCGGCGCAGCGGGGCCTGCAGTGGGCCACGACACGGGGGATTCAGGCGCTGTCCCAGGAGACGCTGGCCAAGACAATCCAATACGCCACGCGCGCGACGCTGTGGGCCGCGTTCGGGTCTGTCACGACGGGGGTGGGCGACATGTTCATCCAGTTCATGTCGAACGTCACCGACAAGAAGGTCCTCCATGACTCCAGCGTCTCACTCAGCGCGGGCCTGGGGCGGTCCTTCCTGACGGGCTTCGCCTTCGGTGCAGTCGCGGGCGCCATCCAGGGCGTGGGTGACGCGGCGATGCTCAAGACGACCTATGGGCCGGAGCGGCTCTCGACACAGCCCCTCGAGATGGTGGGCATGGGGGCGGACGAAGGCACGCCGCTGCTCGGCGACGCGGGCTGGCTCTACAAGATGAACCTGGCGGTGCAGTCGACCTTCCGGAGCCGCCTCATCGTCTTCGCCTTCAGCGAAGGCTCGCTCATCACCGACGCGAGCCTCGAGGCGAAGGGGTACTGA